A single Oryza brachyantha chromosome 8, ObraRS2, whole genome shotgun sequence DNA region contains:
- the LOC107304860 gene encoding uncharacterized protein LOC107304860 produces the protein MALAFAFHKSASGLSVGLLLLLLNKTNRVPVMATSVDAALRPCNHEGRLNAVIIFRLLEGIQHAQRALEGPVNSNNAREMYPSFMRQTCIVIGGTLLQQGETLERKKRTAHPWLAGNW, from the exons ATGGCTTTGGCATTTGCCTTCCACAAAAGTGCAAGTGGTTTAAGCGTTGGGTTATTATTACTACTACTCAACAAGACCAACCGTGTCCCCGTGATGGCTACTTCAGTTGATGCTGCTCTACGACCTTGCAATCACGAGGGCAGGCTTAATGCTGTTATAATATTCAGGTTACTGGAG GGTATCCAGCATGCCCAAAGGGCCTTGGAGGGCCCTGTGAACAGTAATAATGCAAGAGAAATGTACCCATCCTTTATGAGGCAGACATGCATTGTCATTGGGGGAACACTACTACAGCAGGGTGAGACTCttgagaggaagaagaggactGCTCATCCATGGCTGGCTGGTAACTGGTGA
- the LOC102719509 gene encoding peptidyl-prolyl cis-trans isomerase, chloroplastic, translated as MAAALASPRCFCRPSPRPSSRRRPVASCAASEKRNSFSWKECAISVALSAGLITGAPTLGWSAHASPLDPVLPDLSVLISGPPIKDPGALLRYALPIDNKAVREVQKPLEDITDSLKIAGVRALDSVERNVRQASRALSNGRNLILDGLAESKRANGEELLDKLAVGLDELQRIVEDRNRDAVAPKQKELLQYVGTVEEDMVDGFPFEVPEEYSSMPLLKGRATVDMKVKIKDNPNVEDCIFRIVLDGYNAPVTAGNFLDLVERKFYDGMEIQRSDGFVVQTGDPEGPAEGFIDPSTGKVRTIPLEIMADGDKAPVYGETLEELGRYKAQTKLPFNAFGTMAMARDEFDDNSASSQIFWLLKESELTPSNANILDGRYAVFGYVTENEDYLADLKVGDVIESIQVVSGLDNLANPSYKIVG; from the exons atggcggcggcgctcgcgtCCCCCCGCTGCTTCTGCCGCCCGTCCCCGCGCCCttccagccgccgtcgccccgtCGCCAGCTGCGCCGCCTCCGAG AAAAGGAATTCATTTAGCTGGAAAGAATGTGCAATTTCTGTAGCTTTGTCGGCTGGATTAATCACTGGCGCACCAACGTTAGGGTGGTCAGCACATGCTTCTCCTCTTGATCCAGTGCTCCCAGATCTTTCAGTTTTGATCTCTGGACCTCCCATTAAAGATCCTGGTGCTTTATTGAGATATGCTTTGCCAATAGATAATAAAGCTGTTCGTGAAGTTCAAAAACCACTTGAGGATATCACTGACAGTCTCAAGATTGCTGGTGTTAGAGCCTTGGATTCAGTTGAAAGA AATGTAAGACAAGCATCTAGGGCACTGAGTAATGGGAGGAACCTAATCCTTGATGGTCTTGCTGAATCTAAAAGAGCAAATGGGGAGGAATTATTGGATAAATTGGCTGTTGGACTTGATGAACTTCAACGAATTGTTGAGGACAGAAACAGGGATGCAGTAGCTCCAAAGCAGAAAGAACTTCTGCAATATGTTGGAAC TGTAGAAGAAGACATGGTCGATGGATTCCCCTTTGAAGTGCCAGAAGAGTACAGCAGCATGCCTCTTCTCAAAGGAAGGGCTACCGTGGATATGAAAGTTAAGATTAAGGACAATCCCAATGTAGAGGATTGCATATTTCGGATAGTTCTGGATGGTTACAATGCTCCTGTCACAGCTGGGAACTTCTTAGATCTGGTGGAACGGAAGTTTTATGATGGCATGGAAATTCAAAGAT CTGATGGTTTTGTTGTTCAAACTGGAGATCCTGAGGGACCAGCTGAGGGATTTATTGATCCCAGTACTGGTAAAGTTCGTACTATACCTCTTGAGATAATGGCCGATGGTGACAAAGCGCCTGTATATGGTGAAACACTTGAA GAACTTGGCCGCTACAAGGCTCAAACAAAGCTTCCCTTTAATGCATTTGGAACAATGGCAATGGCTAGAGAT GAATTCGATGACAATTCTGCTTCTAGCCAAATCTTTTGGTTGTTAAAAGAGAGTGAGCTAACACCAAGCAATGCCAATATATTGGACGGGCGGTATGCGGTTTTCGGATATGTAACCGAGAATGAGGACTACTTGGCAGACCTGAAGGTTGGGGACGTCATTGAATCGATTCAAGTTGTCTCAGGATTAGACAACCTCGCCAACCCAAGCTATAAGATTGTAGgataa